The Desulfovibrio fairfieldensis sequence ACGCAAAGCCAGATTGACGGCTGACGGCTGTTGCGGGGCGGGAGGCCGACGCCCCTTATTCTTTTGAGGGCAGCTCGATCCCGGGAAAGGTCTTGATCACCGCCGCGTCGGCTTCCCGGCCAAGACCGCGCGCCTGGGCCGCCACAAACTGTTGCAGCGCGGCGGCGGCCAGGGGCGCGGGCATGGCCTGCTCCCGCGTGGTCTCGCTGACGATGCCCAGATCCTTGACAAAGATGTCCACAGCGCTCAAGGGCGTATAATCGCCGCTGAGCACATGCTTCATACGGGTTTCAAACATCCAGGAATTGGCGGCGGCGCTGGTGATGACCGCATAGACGTCCTCGGCCGCCAGACCCATGCGCAGGCCCAGGGCCATGGCTTCGGCGGCCACGGCGATATGCGTTCCGGCCAGCAGCTGATTGACCACCTTCATGGCCGAGCCCTTGCCTGCCTCGTCTCCCAGGCGGTGCACCACGGAGGCCACGGCCTTGAGCCCGGTTTCGGCCCTGGCAAAGGCCTCGGGCAGGCCCGAGGCCATGATGCTCAGTTGCCCGGCGGCGGACTGGGCCGGGCCGCCGGAAACCGGCGCATCCAGATAGAGGAGGCCGAGCTCGGCCAGACGCCGTTCCATCTCCCGCGCAAAGGCGGGCTTGACCGTAACGCAGTCAATGACCAGGCTGCCCGGCTTCAGAGCCCGCGCTGCCTGCCCCCGGCCGAAGAGCACGTCTTCCGCCTGCGCGGCGTTGACCACTGCCAGAAAAAGCACGTCCGCCGCCTTGGCGGCCTCTGCCGGGTCATGGGTGGTCCGGCCGCCGTTCCCGGCGAAGATCTTCAGAGGGCCGGGGCCGCGATTGCAGCCGATGACGTTCAGGTCCGCGCGCAGCAGGGATTGCGCCATGCCCAGGCCGATGGCCCCCAGACCGATGACCGCGTATGTCCGTTGCGACATATGATTCTCCATATATTTTCCCAGAAAGCTGTACAGGAAAAGCGGAGATTCCGCCAGAACGGCAAAAGACACGGCCCCCGCGCGGGTTCCCGGCTGCCCGGCGTTCACGGGTGCGGCACTGGGGTGCTCGTCTAAGTTAGGGGCATACGGCCAATGTAATATCTGGGGGTGACGTCAAAAAAGGTTTTCTGTTGCTTATTGGATGAGTGGCAGGCTTTGTTCAGTGCATTATTTGTCGTGCGTGGCTGTTTTTCGGGATCGCCATGCTGTGGATTCAACCAGTCCCTCCCAACGAAAGCCAATGCCATATGGATCCAGGAGAATTGGATACGCTCGCCCTAGGTGCAGAGTGTCGACACGTTATTCACCCTCCGTTCATCGCTAAAATCGATAGCGTCGTACAGGCTGTCTTTCTTCCAGACAGGCAAGCTGTGAACAACCGAGCTTACGCAGGGCCCGAAATACCATGCTGCGACAAAGGCCAAGCCGCAAAGCGATTTCATCGCCTGTCAGCCGTTTCTTGCGCAACGCAAAAACACGGCCAAGACCATGTTCCGTCAGCTTGCTTCGGCAATGACCCGGGCGGGAGCTTCTGTCCGCAAGCGCCTCGGAGCCGCCCTGTCGGAATCGACTCATCCATTTTTCGGCAGTTCGCAGGCTGACGCCAAAACCAGTTGCTACCGCGGCAGCCGGGGCGGCCTGCATCCGCCGAATCATTTCCTCTCGATCTCTGGCCGTCAGTTTGGAATTCTTATGGATGTTCACTCTGTCCTCATCTCGGTTTGCTGTTGTCTGCTAACTCCATCTTTACCGATTTGAGGCAGGGTGAACAACCTATTGAAACATTACACATGGGCGCTGTTTCTAAATTGTCCTTTCGCCCTCTGCTTGTGTCAGGATCGTCCTGTGTGAAGGTCGGATATGTTTGAATATACTCCCTCCGTCCAGTACTCGCCTTACTTTAGCCGTAGGAGAGCTTGTGAGATGTACAAGTAAAGACGGTAACGCTAGTTATTGATAATGACATAAATTACTTCATAAATGTGCTCCAGGGAGATTGCTGTCACTATCCGTAGCAATGATGTCTTTATCTATAGCAGTGCTGTCCTTATCTGCACGCCGCCTTGCGGCTACAGATAAGGCAACACGGCTTCGCCGTGAATGGTTCAGGCAAGTCTTTGGCGCGGCAACGGCTTGCGCCCTTGGCAGAGAATGAAAATCCCTAGTTAGAAACAGTTTTTAGTAATCAAGGCTTTTCTCATTGACAGGCGCACTGTTGATTTCTTGTAGTCGACGATAGAAAATTCTTCAATAAGAGGGGATATTGCCAATTATGGCGTTTAAATGTATTGATTTCTCAGAAGTCATCAACAGTGTATCTGTCAATGAGGAAAGCCTTGGTTACAGCCAGGAAACTGTCTGAAAAGACATGCCTTGGTGCCTGCTCGTGTCTTTTGTGCCCTATACATTTTGTAAATGTGCGTTCAACTAATGAGTATTGATAACCATACATATATTACAAAATCGCGAATGCCGAAAGAAGAATATTTTTCCAGGCAAAGCAGTGATATTTTCAAATCATCATGGCTCATGAATAACGGCCAATGTGTCCGTAAGCTTGAACGTTCTCTGAGCGAATACCTTGGAGTAAGATATATTCTCACCGGCAATAACGGCACGACAGCTCTCATGCTGGCTCTGCAACGTGCCGGACTGGCTGGAAGAAAGGTGCCTTCACCCCTTATACGTATGTGGCGACACTTTCAGCTTTGCTTTGGCTTGGTTGTGAGCCTGTCTTCGTGGACGTTGAGCCGAACAGCTTTTGCCTTTCATCTGAGCTTTTGTGGCAACGGTTGCGTAATGAGCCTGATATCTCCGGGGCTTTGCCTGTCCATATTTATGACTTGGCTTGTGATGTGGAAAGCCTGGAAGACATTTGTCGGGAACATGGCGTTACTCTCGTTTATGATGCGGCGCAGGCTTTCGGTTCTTGTTATAAGGGCAGAAGCCTTCTGGGCTATAGCATATGTGGTTTTCTCGCCACA is a genomic window containing:
- the ltnD gene encoding L-threonate dehydrogenase, with the translated sequence MSQRTYAVIGLGAIGLGMAQSLLRADLNVIGCNRGPGPLKIFAGNGGRTTHDPAEAAKAADVLFLAVVNAAQAEDVLFGRGQAARALKPGSLVIDCVTVKPAFAREMERRLAELGLLYLDAPVSGGPAQSAAGQLSIMASGLPEAFARAETGLKAVASVVHRLGDEAGKGSAMKVVNQLLAGTHIAVAAEAMALGLRMGLAAEDVYAVITSAAANSWMFETRMKHVLSGDYTPLSAVDIFVKDLGIVSETTREQAMPAPLAAAALQQFVAAQARGLGREADAAVIKTFPGIELPSKE
- a CDS encoding helix-turn-helix domain-containing protein, with the protein product MNIHKNSKLTARDREEMIRRMQAAPAAAVATGFGVSLRTAEKWMSRFRQGGSEALADRSSRPGHCRSKLTEHGLGRVFALRKKRLTGDEIALRLGLCRSMVFRALRKLGCSQLACLEERQPVRRYRF